A single Thermaerobacter sp. FW80 DNA region contains:
- the tnpB gene encoding IS607 family element RNA-guided endonuclease TnpB: MRVLQAYRFALDPTPRQQRALASHVGARRFAFNWGLALVKERLEARARGEDVEVPWTLAALRREWNRQKHVVAPWWRANSKEAYASGLDGLARALQNWSKSRQGERKGRRVGFPRFRKKGRGRESLRFTTGAIRVDDQSHVVLPRIGRVKTHERTTALLRRIEAGTARILSATVSREGGRWFVSFTCEVERQPGRPRFPWKVVGVDAGVQHLAVLSTGEKWPNPRSLEKALRKIARWNRALARRQKGSRGWQQARRRLARLYARARNLRQDALHKLTHHLASTYGVVVVEQLHVAGMMKNRRLARVLADSALAAIRRQLRYKCPWHGAVLVEAPPFYPSSKRCSRCGAVKTSLPLSQRIFRCEECGLVLDRDENAARNLAALVAAVAGSGPETKNARGRDGRPAARQAIPEEAGSRHRRMAG; encoded by the coding sequence GTGCGTGTGTTGCAGGCGTACCGCTTCGCCCTGGACCCCACACCCCGCCAGCAGCGGGCGCTGGCCTCCCACGTGGGCGCCCGCCGCTTCGCCTTCAACTGGGGCCTCGCCCTGGTGAAGGAGCGCCTGGAAGCCCGCGCCCGGGGTGAAGACGTGGAAGTGCCATGGACCCTCGCCGCCTTGCGGCGGGAGTGGAACCGGCAAAAGCACGTCGTCGCCCCCTGGTGGCGGGCGAACTCGAAGGAAGCCTACGCCTCCGGGCTGGACGGGTTGGCCCGGGCCCTGCAGAACTGGTCCAAGAGCCGCCAGGGTGAACGCAAGGGCCGCCGGGTGGGGTTCCCCCGGTTCCGGAAGAAGGGCCGGGGGCGGGAGTCGCTGCGGTTCACCACCGGCGCGATCCGGGTGGACGACCAAAGCCACGTCGTGCTGCCCCGGATCGGGCGGGTGAAGACCCACGAGCGGACTACGGCCCTGCTCCGGCGCATCGAAGCGGGAACGGCCCGCATCCTGTCCGCCACGGTGTCACGGGAAGGGGGCCGATGGTTCGTCAGCTTCACCTGCGAGGTGGAGCGGCAACCGGGCCGCCCCCGGTTCCCCTGGAAAGTCGTCGGCGTCGATGCGGGCGTCCAGCACCTGGCGGTCCTTTCGACGGGCGAGAAGTGGCCGAACCCCCGGTCCCTTGAAAAGGCGCTCCGAAAGATCGCCCGGTGGAATCGCGCCCTGGCCCGGCGCCAGAAGGGCAGCCGGGGGTGGCAACAGGCCCGCCGCCGGCTGGCCCGGCTCTATGCGCGAGCCCGAAACCTCCGCCAGGATGCCCTTCACAAGCTGACCCACCACCTGGCGAGCACCTACGGCGTGGTGGTCGTCGAACAGCTGCACGTGGCGGGCATGATGAAGAACCGGCGGCTCGCCCGGGTGCTGGCCGATTCCGCCCTGGCGGCGATCCGCCGCCAGCTCCGCTACAAGTGCCCCTGGCACGGGGCGGTTCTGGTCGAAGCACCGCCCTTTTACCCGAGCAGCAAGCGGTGCTCCCGGTGCGGCGCGGTGAAAACATCGCTCCCGCTTTCGCAGCGCATCTTCCGCTGCGAGGAATGCGGGCTCGTGCTCGACCGGGACGAAAACGCGGCGCGGAATCTCGCGGCCCTGGTGGCCGCCGTCGCCGGGAGTGGCCCGGAGACGAAAAACGCCCGTGGACGGGATGGAAGACCTGCCGCAAGGCAGGCAATCCCGGAGGAAGCGGGAAGCCGGCACCGGCGCATGGCCGGGTAA
- a CDS encoding 4Fe-4S binding protein has translation MAIIEVEVSIVIYVICEPCIGVKDKSCMEVCPVDCIYEGEDQCYINPDECIGCSACAAVCPVEAIYDEDEVPEQWKDYIEKNRRFFEQ, from the coding sequence ATGGCTATCATCGAGGTGGAGGTGAGTATCGTGATCTACGTGATCTGCGAACCCTGCATCGGGGTCAAGGACAAGTCTTGCATGGAGGTCTGCCCCGTCGACTGCATCTACGAGGGCGAAGACCAGTGCTACATCAACCCCGACGAGTGCATCGGCTGCAGCGCCTGCGCGGCCGTGTGCCCGGTGGAGGCCATCTACGACGAGGACGAGGTGCCGGAGCAGTGGAAGGACTACATCGAGAAGAACCGGCGGTTCTTCGAACAGTGA
- the nirK gene encoding copper-containing nitrite reductase, with the protein MAGPVSGLQGLPAQSRRRRRGLLALLLALSMVAVTACGSTAAGDGNPGQAGSSGPGAEQAQQVEPALADAKVVAADPTAVPEPAGKRPPKTVRIDLEAVELDGQLADGTTYTYWTFNGQVPGPMLRVRVGDTVELHLKNAPDSGQIHSIDLHAVNGPGGGAVATQVKPGEEKVFTWKALNPGLYIYHCASPHIPTHIANGMYGLILVEPEGGLPPVDKEFYIVQGELYTDLKHGEKGHARYDYDALLDEEPNYVVFNGASAYWTGERAMKARVGDRIRIFVGNGGPNLISSFHVIGEVFDVVHDQGASEAVHNVQTTLIPAGGAAWVEFTVDVPGTYTLVDHSISRSIDKGALAQIVVEGDPDPEVFDAPATSPDTH; encoded by the coding sequence ATGGCAGGTCCAGTGAGCGGCCTCCAGGGCCTCCCGGCACAGAGCAGGCGGCGTAGGCGCGGATTGCTGGCGCTGCTTCTGGCTCTCAGCATGGTGGCGGTGACGGCCTGCGGCAGCACCGCCGCCGGCGACGGCAACCCGGGGCAGGCGGGTTCGTCCGGTCCGGGTGCGGAGCAGGCCCAGCAGGTCGAACCGGCCCTCGCCGATGCCAAGGTGGTGGCCGCCGATCCGACGGCGGTACCGGAACCCGCGGGCAAGCGGCCGCCCAAGACGGTGCGCATCGACCTGGAGGCGGTGGAACTCGACGGCCAGCTGGCCGACGGCACCACGTACACCTACTGGACCTTCAACGGCCAGGTGCCCGGGCCCATGCTGCGGGTGCGGGTCGGCGACACGGTGGAGCTGCACCTGAAGAACGCGCCCGACAGCGGCCAGATCCACTCCATCGACCTGCACGCCGTGAACGGGCCGGGCGGCGGCGCGGTGGCGACCCAGGTCAAGCCCGGTGAGGAAAAGGTCTTCACCTGGAAGGCGCTCAACCCGGGCCTGTACATCTACCACTGCGCGTCGCCCCACATCCCGACCCACATCGCCAACGGAATGTACGGCCTGATCCTGGTGGAGCCGGAAGGCGGCCTGCCGCCCGTCGACAAGGAGTTCTACATCGTCCAGGGCGAGCTCTACACCGACCTGAAGCACGGCGAGAAAGGCCACGCGCGCTACGACTATGACGCCCTGCTGGACGAGGAGCCCAACTACGTGGTCTTCAACGGCGCCAGCGCCTACTGGACGGGCGAGCGGGCGATGAAGGCCAGGGTGGGCGACCGGATCCGGATCTTCGTCGGCAACGGCGGCCCGAACCTGATCTCCAGCTTCCACGTGATCGGCGAGGTCTTCGACGTGGTCCACGACCAGGGGGCCTCGGAGGCGGTGCACAACGTGCAGACCACGCTGATCCCGGCGGGCGGTGCGGCCTGGGTGGAGTTCACCGTCGACGTCCCGGGCACCTACACCCTGGTGGACCACTCCATCAGCCGCTCCATCGACAAGGGCGCCCTGGCCCAGATCGTGGTGGAGGGCGATCCCGACCCGGAGGTCTTCGACGCGCCGGCGACCAGCCCGGACACCCACTGA
- a CDS encoding Crp/Fnr family transcriptional regulator, producing the protein MDRVGAPAGGGAFRSREAVVTALQRIHPFDRVPAELVAKVAEHLRWRACRSGEVLFREGEPVQAVFLLRSGRVKIVTVDDDGREYIMHLLGPGDLFPAVGLFTGGGYPATAEVIQDGVVGVVTREAILGLVREHGDLAMALLMAQEERIRYLQDRIRSLVWRDLRTRVLEVLVKHMGDQLTHQEIAALVGAARESVSRVISEFKRQGLITKDPGGRWRVRSREREGG; encoded by the coding sequence ATGGATCGTGTCGGTGCGCCGGCCGGCGGCGGCGCTTTCCGGTCCCGTGAGGCCGTGGTCACGGCCCTCCAGCGCATCCACCCCTTCGATCGGGTTCCAGCCGAGCTGGTCGCCAAGGTGGCGGAACACCTGCGCTGGCGCGCGTGCCGCAGCGGGGAGGTGCTGTTTCGCGAGGGGGAACCGGTGCAGGCCGTGTTCCTCCTCCGCAGCGGCCGTGTCAAGATCGTCACCGTAGACGACGACGGCCGCGAGTACATCATGCACCTCCTGGGACCTGGCGATCTCTTCCCCGCCGTCGGGCTGTTCACCGGCGGAGGCTATCCGGCCACGGCCGAGGTGATCCAGGACGGCGTCGTCGGGGTGGTCACCCGGGAGGCCATCCTTGGCCTGGTCCGCGAGCACGGCGACCTGGCCATGGCCCTCTTGATGGCCCAGGAAGAGCGGATCCGCTACCTGCAGGACCGCATCCGCAGCCTGGTGTGGCGCGACCTGCGCACCCGCGTGCTGGAGGTGCTGGTCAAGCACATGGGCGACCAGCTGACCCATCAGGAGATCGCCGCGCTGGTGGGGGCCGCCCGCGAGAGCGTGAGCCGGGTGATCAGCGAGTTCAAGCGCCAGGGACTGATCACCAAGGACCCCGGCGGCCGCTGGCGGGTGCGCTCGCGGGAGCGGGAGGGGGGCTGA
- the tnpB gene encoding IS607 family element RNA-guided endonuclease TnpB, with translation MRVLQAYRFALDPTPRQERALASHVGARRFAFNWGLALVKERLEARARGEDVEVPWTLPALRREWNRQKHRVAPWWRENSKEAYSSGLDGLARALQNWSKSRQGERKGRRVGFPRFRKKGRGRESVRFTTGAIRVDDQSHVVLPRIGRVKTHEPTTALLRRIEAGTARILSATVAREGGRWFVSFTCEVERQPGRPRFPGRVVGVDAGVKHLAVLSTGEKWPNPRSLEKVLRKITRSSRALARRQKGSRGWQKARRRLARLHARARNLRQDALHKLTHHLASTYGVVVVEQLHVAGMLKNRRLARVLADAALAEIRRQLSYKCPWHGAVLVEAPPFYPSSKRCSRCGAVKPSLPLSQRTFRCEECGLVLDRDENAARNLAALVAAVAGSGPETKNARGRDGRPAARQAIPEEAGSRRRLIAG, from the coding sequence ATGCGTGTGTTGCAGGCGTACCGCTTCGCCCTGGACCCCACACCCCGCCAGGAACGGGCGCTGGCCTCCCACGTGGGCGCCCGCCGCTTCGCCTTCAACTGGGGCCTCGCCCTGGTGAAGGAGCGCCTGGAAGCCCGCGCCCGGGGCGAGGATGTGGAGGTGCCCTGGACCCTCCCCGCCTTGCGGCGGGAGTGGAACCGGCAAAAGCACCGCGTCGCGCCCTGGTGGCGGGAGAACTCGAAGGAGGCCTATTCCTCCGGTCTGGACGGACTCGCCCGGGCCCTGCAGAACTGGTCGAAGAGCCGCCAGGGTGAACGCAAGGGCCGCCGGGTTGGATTCCCGCGTTTTCGGAAGAAGGGCCGAGGGCGGGAATCGGTGCGGTTCACCACCGGCGCGATCCGGGTGGACGACCAAAGCCACGTGGTCCTGCCCCGGATCGGGCGGGTGAAGACCCACGAGCCGACCACGGCCCTGCTCCGGCGCATCGAAGCGGGAACGGCCCGCATCCTGTCCGCCACGGTCGCCCGGGAAGGGGGCCGATGGTTCGTCAGCTTCACCTGCGAGGTGGAGCGGCAACCGGGCCGCCCCCGGTTCCCCGGGCGGGTGGTGGGCGTGGATGCGGGGGTGAAGCACCTGGCGGTCCTTTCGACGGGCGAGAAGTGGCCGAACCCTCGGTCCCTTGAAAAAGTCCTCCGAAAGATCACCCGGTCCAGCCGCGCCCTGGCCCGCCGGCAGAAGGGCAGCCGGGGGTGGCAAAAGGCCCGCCGCCGGCTGGCCCGGCTCCATGCGCGAGCCCGAAACCTCCGCCAGGATGCCCTTCACAAGCTGACCCACCACCTGGCGAGCACCTACGGTGTGGTGGTCGTCGAACAGCTGCACGTGGCGGGCATGCTGAAGAACCGGCGGCTGGCCCGGGTGCTGGCGGATGCGGCCCTGGCGGAAATCCGCCGCCAGCTCAGCTACAAGTGCCCCTGGCACGGGGCGGTCCTGGTCGAAGCGCCGCCCTTCTATCCCAGCAGCAAGCGTTGCTCGCGGTGCGGTGCGGTCAAGCCGTCGCTGCCGCTTTCGCAGCGCACCTTCCGCTGTGAGGAATGCGGGCTCGTGCTCGACCGGGACGAAAACGCGGCCCGGAATCTCGCGGCCCTGGTGGCCGCCGTCGCCGGGAGTGGCCCGGAGACGAAAAACGCCCGTGGACGGGATGGAAGACCTGCCGCAAGGCAGGCGATCCCGGAGGAAGCGGGAAGCCGGCGCCGGCTCATCGCTGGGTAA
- a CDS encoding YhfC family glutamic-type intramembrane protease produces the protein MDDRLRAIALMYGLAGAGAILLPAVVFWVGHRRWGWRARVALIGAATFLVFQGLLRLPWLPAFNAWATARWGVAATALLASLTAALWEETGRYVAYRLVVRRPRAADAVAMGLGHGGFESAVLVGLSLLATAIALWLLPWAEGMGGPAGGDRPGAPFGLPPEAAAGLRQAREAVLAGGFAAPALAFVERVAALALHVGLSVLVAAAWVRGRAILWAAAVGVHFAVNAGAVTLAQSGHGLLAEGVALVLAAGFLWRALRWAPVLDAAVVGVEGASVGVAGAHGRAGGG, from the coding sequence GTGGACGATCGGCTGCGCGCGATCGCGCTGATGTACGGGCTGGCGGGGGCGGGGGCCATCCTGCTCCCCGCCGTCGTGTTCTGGGTGGGCCATCGCCGCTGGGGGTGGCGCGCCCGGGTGGCGCTGATCGGGGCTGCCACCTTCCTGGTCTTTCAAGGCCTGCTGCGCTTGCCGTGGCTGCCGGCCTTCAACGCCTGGGCCACGGCGCGATGGGGCGTGGCGGCCACGGCGCTGCTCGCCTCGCTGACGGCCGCCCTGTGGGAGGAGACGGGGCGGTACGTGGCCTACCGGCTGGTGGTGCGGCGGCCGCGGGCCGCCGATGCCGTGGCCATGGGCCTCGGCCACGGCGGCTTCGAGTCCGCGGTCCTGGTCGGGCTCAGCCTGCTGGCGACGGCGATCGCCCTGTGGCTGTTGCCGTGGGCCGAGGGCATGGGCGGCCCGGCCGGTGGGGACCGGCCTGGGGCGCCCTTCGGGTTGCCTCCCGAGGCGGCGGCCGGACTCCGCCAGGCCCGGGAGGCCGTCCTGGCGGGCGGGTTCGCGGCGCCCGCGCTGGCCTTCGTGGAACGGGTGGCGGCCCTGGCACTGCACGTGGGGCTCAGCGTGCTGGTGGCGGCCGCGTGGGTGCGCGGCCGGGCCATCCTGTGGGCGGCGGCGGTGGGCGTCCACTTCGCCGTCAATGCGGGCGCCGTGACGCTGGCCCAGTCCGGCCACGGCCTGCTGGCGGAGGGGGTGGCGCTGGTCCTGGCGGCGGGGTTCCTGTGGCGCGCCCTGCGCTGGGCCCCGGTATTGGATGCCGCGGTCGTCGGGGTAGAAGGTGCGTCCGTCGGGGTAGCAGGTGCCCACGGGCGAGCCGGGGGTGGGTGA
- a CDS encoding aldehyde dehydrogenase family protein gives MSSQERGGPVPPAGGTGPEGAAASARGASGGAAAGEVAARGPGTGGAAARTFRAHAGVQAEPAPASPAAGAAAADPRAVPGEAGTAGAGGPGSSRSQTLELPFVAPALRQWLSSPKPLFIGGRWQEPRSGRYLTVTDPATGEPLAEVAEAGEEDVDLAVQAARRALEGSWGKLPPAERGRLLWKLADLVEENAQEFAQLESLNTGKPVTETTMADVPLAVEHFRYFAGWATKWTGETLPVSFPGEYLAYTRREPVGVVGAIVPWNFPLLIASWKLAPALAAGNTVVLKPSELTPLTALRLAELVRQAGFPPGTVNVLPGYGEPAGRALVEHPGVDKISFTGSPAVGRKIMTAAARDFKRVTLELGGKSPNIVFPDADLDSAVAGAMMGIFFNQGEVCCAGSRLFVHKEHFDRVVGAIAERAGRLRQGPGIDPMTQMGPLISRTHMERVLGYIERGRAEGAELLVGGEPNPEAGPGYFVKPTVFLGRDDMTIAREEIFGPVLTVLPFESLDEVVRRANDTPYGLAAGIWTRDVAKAIKVAHRLKAGTVWINGYNLLDATSPWGGFKQSGIGREMGRYALEHYTEVKSVWVNLG, from the coding sequence ATGAGCTCTCAGGAGCGCGGGGGGCCGGTGCCGCCGGCGGGCGGCACCGGCCCCGAAGGCGCGGCGGCGTCGGCGAGGGGTGCGTCCGGGGGCGCTGCGGCCGGCGAGGTCGCGGCCAGGGGCCCCGGCACCGGGGGCGCTGCCGCCAGGACGTTCCGAGCGCACGCGGGGGTCCAGGCGGAGCCCGCACCCGCGTCCCCGGCCGCGGGTGCAGCCGCCGCCGACCCGCGGGCCGTACCGGGGGAGGCCGGCACCGCCGGGGCCGGCGGGCCGGGTTCGTCCCGGTCGCAGACCCTGGAGCTTCCCTTCGTGGCTCCAGCCCTGCGGCAGTGGCTGAGCTCGCCCAAGCCGCTCTTCATCGGCGGGCGGTGGCAGGAGCCCCGCTCGGGCCGCTACCTGACGGTGACCGACCCCGCGACGGGCGAGCCGCTGGCCGAGGTGGCCGAGGCGGGGGAGGAGGACGTGGACCTGGCCGTCCAGGCGGCCCGGCGGGCGCTGGAAGGCAGCTGGGGCAAGCTGCCCCCGGCGGAGCGCGGGCGGCTCCTCTGGAAGCTGGCCGACCTTGTGGAGGAGAACGCCCAGGAGTTCGCCCAGTTGGAGTCCCTCAACACCGGCAAGCCGGTCACGGAGACCACCATGGCCGACGTGCCCCTGGCCGTCGAGCACTTCCGCTACTTCGCCGGCTGGGCCACCAAGTGGACGGGGGAGACGCTGCCCGTGTCCTTCCCCGGCGAGTACCTGGCCTACACGCGACGGGAGCCGGTGGGGGTGGTGGGGGCCATCGTGCCCTGGAACTTCCCCCTGCTGATCGCCTCCTGGAAGCTGGCGCCGGCTCTGGCCGCGGGGAACACGGTGGTGCTCAAGCCCAGCGAGCTGACGCCCCTGACGGCCCTGCGGCTGGCGGAGCTGGTGCGCCAGGCCGGCTTCCCCCCGGGGACGGTCAACGTCCTGCCGGGCTACGGCGAGCCGGCCGGCCGGGCGCTGGTGGAGCATCCGGGGGTCGACAAGATCTCCTTCACCGGCTCACCGGCCGTCGGCCGCAAGATCATGACGGCGGCGGCCCGGGACTTCAAGCGGGTCACCCTGGAGCTGGGCGGCAAGTCCCCTAACATCGTCTTCCCGGACGCGGATCTGGACAGCGCCGTGGCCGGAGCGATGATGGGCATCTTCTTCAACCAGGGCGAGGTGTGCTGCGCCGGCTCTCGCCTGTTCGTCCACAAGGAGCACTTCGATCGGGTGGTCGGGGCCATCGCTGAGCGGGCGGGCCGCCTGCGCCAGGGGCCGGGCATCGACCCCATGACCCAGATGGGGCCCCTGATCAGCCGCACCCACATGGAGCGGGTGCTGGGCTACATCGAAAGGGGCCGCGCCGAGGGGGCGGAGCTTCTGGTGGGTGGCGAGCCGAACCCCGAGGCGGGGCCGGGCTATTTCGTCAAACCCACGGTGTTCCTGGGCCGGGACGACATGACCATCGCCCGGGAGGAGATCTTCGGGCCGGTCCTGACGGTGCTGCCCTTCGAGAGCCTGGACGAGGTGGTGCGCCGGGCCAACGACACGCCCTACGGGCTGGCGGCGGGGATCTGGACGCGGGACGTGGCCAAGGCTATCAAGGTGGCCCACCGCCTCAAGGCGGGGACGGTGTGGATCAACGGCTACAACCTGCTGGACGCCACCAGCCCCTGGGGCGGGTTCAAGCAGAGCGGCATCGGGCGGGAGATGGGGCGGTACGCCCTGGAGCACTACACCGAGGTGAAGAGCGTCTGGGTCAACCTGGGTTGA
- a CDS encoding R2-like ligand-binding oxidase: MSGAATSGAAGGRPGTVEARHNAFVTTSGRGLNHDLPPMRLYHKAKRFGTWDPRSIDLSQDKEDWKLLNDAQKDALLRLVALFAAGEESVTLDLLPLIMVIAREGRLEEEMFLTTFLWEEAKHTEFMRRFLDEVAGVAGADLHHYHTPSYRKIFYEELPRAMHRLLDDPSPAAQAEASVTYNLIVEGVLAETGYYAFYRTLQRQGVMPGFIQGIRNFQRDESRHLAYGVFLLQRLVAADDAIWHVIDRRLNHLLPYALGVTHEIYAAYGDQHPFEVDQKEFIDYAIKQFSLRARRIEQARGKSLAEVYRLAADQVEEATRDPDEPGAAAGDPAGGPPAATGSPAGPAATTGSGPGRAEARAQGGPAAGGGGGSGA; this comes from the coding sequence ATGTCCGGTGCGGCGACGTCCGGAGCGGCGGGCGGGCGCCCGGGGACGGTGGAGGCGCGCCACAACGCCTTCGTCACCACCAGCGGCCGGGGCCTGAACCACGACCTGCCGCCCATGCGGCTCTACCACAAGGCGAAGCGGTTCGGCACCTGGGACCCGCGGTCCATCGACCTCAGCCAGGACAAGGAGGACTGGAAGCTCCTCAACGACGCCCAGAAAGACGCGCTGCTGCGCCTGGTCGCCCTGTTCGCCGCCGGGGAGGAGTCGGTCACCCTCGACCTGCTGCCCCTGATCATGGTCATCGCCCGCGAGGGCCGGCTGGAGGAGGAGATGTTCCTGACCACCTTCCTCTGGGAGGAGGCGAAGCACACCGAGTTCATGCGCCGGTTCCTCGACGAGGTGGCGGGGGTCGCGGGGGCGGACCTGCACCACTACCACACGCCGAGCTATCGCAAGATCTTCTACGAGGAGCTGCCCCGGGCGATGCACCGCCTGCTGGACGACCCGTCGCCGGCGGCCCAGGCGGAGGCGTCGGTGACCTACAACCTGATCGTCGAGGGCGTGCTGGCCGAGACGGGCTACTACGCCTTCTACCGGACCCTGCAGCGCCAGGGCGTCATGCCCGGGTTCATCCAGGGCATCCGCAACTTCCAGCGGGACGAATCCCGGCACCTGGCCTACGGCGTCTTCCTGCTGCAGCGGCTGGTGGCGGCGGACGACGCCATCTGGCACGTCATCGACCGCCGGCTCAACCACCTCTTGCCCTACGCCCTGGGCGTGACCCACGAGATCTACGCGGCCTACGGTGACCAGCACCCCTTCGAGGTGGACCAGAAGGAGTTCATCGACTACGCCATCAAGCAGTTCAGCCTGCGGGCCCGGCGGATCGAGCAGGCCCGGGGCAAGTCCCTGGCCGAGGTCTACCGGCTGGCCGCCGACCAGGTGGAGGAGGCAACCCGCGATCCGGACGAACCCGGCGCGGCCGCCGGCGATCCGGCGGGGGGACCGCCGGCCGCCACGGGGAGCCCCGCGGGGCCGGCGGCGACCACGGGAAGCGGCCCAGGACGAGCCGAGGCGCGGGCCCAAGGGGGCCCGGCTGCGGGCGGCGGAGGAGGGTCCGGCGCATGA
- a CDS encoding alcohol dehydrogenase family protein produces MKAVTYRGVGQVALEEVPEPAIQQPDDAIVKVTRCAICGSDLHIYHGHIPGMVPGFVCGHEFTGVVVEAGPAVRAFRAGDRVVGTFHTACGHCAMCRKGAYNQCREYGVFGYGVAFGNLAGSQAEFVRVPHADVNLRPIPEELSDEQALFCGDILTTAYGAVRNAHLQPGETVAVIGCGPVGLMAVQSAFAQGAARVLAIDLLRDRAELAERLGAVPVVASETNPVAQVNKLTGGLGADVVIEAVGGPKTVALAFELVRGGGRIVAVGVTTVESFAFPLATSLTRDIAFRIGLANIHRDIDATLALVAGGRIDPEVIISHRLPLTEAVEGYRMFDSREATKVVLIPDA; encoded by the coding sequence ATGAAGGCGGTCACGTACCGCGGCGTGGGCCAGGTGGCCCTCGAGGAGGTGCCCGAGCCCGCGATCCAGCAGCCCGACGACGCCATCGTCAAGGTCACCCGCTGCGCCATCTGCGGCTCGGACCTGCACATCTACCACGGGCACATCCCCGGCATGGTGCCGGGTTTCGTCTGCGGCCACGAGTTCACCGGCGTGGTGGTGGAGGCCGGCCCCGCCGTCCGCGCCTTCCGGGCCGGCGACCGGGTGGTGGGGACCTTCCACACCGCCTGCGGCCACTGCGCCATGTGCCGCAAGGGCGCCTACAACCAGTGCCGGGAGTACGGCGTCTTCGGCTACGGCGTGGCCTTCGGCAACCTGGCCGGCTCCCAGGCCGAGTTCGTCCGGGTGCCCCACGCCGACGTCAACCTGCGGCCGATCCCCGAGGAACTCAGCGACGAACAGGCCCTGTTCTGCGGCGACATCCTGACCACGGCCTACGGCGCCGTCCGCAACGCCCACCTCCAGCCGGGCGAGACGGTGGCCGTCATCGGCTGCGGGCCCGTCGGCCTGATGGCCGTCCAGAGCGCCTTCGCCCAGGGAGCCGCGCGGGTGCTGGCCATCGACCTCCTGCGGGACCGGGCGGAGCTGGCCGAGCGGCTGGGGGCCGTGCCCGTCGTGGCCAGCGAGACGAACCCCGTGGCCCAGGTCAACAAGCTGACGGGGGGTCTCGGGGCCGACGTGGTCATCGAGGCGGTGGGCGGGCCGAAGACCGTCGCCCTGGCCTTCGAGCTGGTGCGGGGCGGCGGGCGGATCGTCGCCGTGGGCGTCACCACCGTCGAGAGCTTCGCCTTCCCCCTGGCCACCAGCTTGACCCGGGACATCGCCTTCCGCATCGGCCTGGCCAACATCCACCGCGACATCGACGCCACCCTGGCCCTGGTGGCCGGCGGCCGGATCGACCCGGAGGTCATCATCAGCCACCGGCTGCCCCTGACCGAGGCGGTGGAGGGGTACCGCATGTTCGACAGCCGGGAGGCCACCAAGGTGGTGCTGATCCCCGACGCCTGA
- a CDS encoding SCP2 sterol-binding domain-containing protein produces the protein MAYQAFTEEWAKAYKERINANANYREAARTWEWPLAFVLEADPSLGIEEERAIILDLYKGECRDARVGTKADLENVPYVISADAYTWKQVMDGELDPLAAMMRGKLKILKGDMGVLSGYVIAAKELVNSAQQVETEFPEGVA, from the coding sequence ATGGCATACCAGGCCTTCACCGAGGAGTGGGCAAAGGCCTACAAGGAGCGCATCAACGCCAACGCCAACTACCGCGAGGCCGCCCGCACCTGGGAGTGGCCCCTGGCCTTCGTCCTTGAGGCCGATCCGTCCTTGGGCATCGAGGAGGAGCGGGCCATCATCCTCGACCTGTACAAGGGCGAGTGCCGCGATGCTCGGGTCGGGACGAAGGCGGACCTGGAGAACGTGCCCTACGTCATCAGCGCCGACGCCTACACCTGGAAGCAGGTGATGGACGGCGAGCTGGATCCGCTGGCGGCCATGATGCGCGGCAAGCTCAAGATCCTCAAGGGCGACATGGGGGTGCTCTCGGGGTACGTCATCGCCGCCAAGGAGCTGGTCAACTCCGCCCAGCAGGTGGAGACCGAGTTCCCCGAGGGGGTGGCCTGA
- a CDS encoding TetR/AcrR family transcriptional regulator, which yields MAQNKIVAPQRETILHQAARLFARQGYPATTMRDLAATLGVTPAALYYHFSNKDQLLLEVVLHGIEVVHRRVEAAMAAAPTVAQRIWAGLRAHLLACLDHQDFVAVILQESRYLSPAAAERAVAARDAYEALWARTLEAGAEAGLFQGGVDLRLLRLFGFGAMNWVTVWYRRDGPLPPEAIADAFLLYIAKGVLRPEVADDLVAQVAAVAGCPPAAGSSGRGSEGRSD from the coding sequence TTGGCACAGAACAAGATCGTCGCTCCGCAGCGCGAGACCATCCTCCACCAGGCGGCCCGGCTCTTCGCCCGCCAGGGCTACCCCGCCACCACCATGCGGGACCTGGCGGCAACCCTGGGCGTGACGCCGGCCGCGCTGTACTACCACTTCAGCAACAAGGACCAGCTGCTGCTCGAGGTGGTGCTGCACGGGATCGAGGTGGTCCACCGGCGGGTGGAGGCGGCCATGGCAGCCGCGCCGACGGTGGCGCAGCGGATCTGGGCCGGCTTGCGGGCGCACCTGCTGGCGTGCCTTGACCACCAGGACTTCGTCGCCGTGATCCTCCAGGAGAGCCGCTACCTCAGTCCCGCGGCAGCCGAGCGGGCGGTGGCGGCGCGGGATGCCTACGAGGCCCTGTGGGCCCGTACGCTGGAAGCGGGGGCGGAGGCGGGCCTCTTCCAGGGGGGCGTGGACCTGCGCCTGCTGCGCCTCTTCGGCTTCGGCGCGATGAACTGGGTCACGGTCTGGTACCGGCGGGACGGCCCGCTGCCGCCCGAGGCCATCGCCGACGCGTTCCTGCTCTACATCGCGAAGGGGGTGTTACGGCCGGAGGTAGCCGACGACCTGGTGGCCCAGGTGGCCGCGGTGGCCGGGTGCCCGCCCGCGGCCGGTTCCTCCGGCAGAGGGAGCGAGGGACGCAGCGACTGA